From Mycobacterium lacus, one genomic window encodes:
- a CDS encoding glutamate--cysteine ligase has product MSSVPASPPVNRASTRIDFARSPRPTVGVEWEFALVDAQTRDLSNEATAVIAEIGENPRVHKELLRNTVEIVSGICDCAAEAMEDLRETLGSARQIVRARGMELFCAGTHPFATWSAQKLTDAPRYAELIKRTQWWGRQMLIWGVHVHVGISSANKVMPILSSLLNYYPHLLALSASSPWWAGEDTGYASNRAMMFQQLPTAGLPFQFQTWSEFEGFVYDQKKTGIIDHMDEIRWDIRPSPHLGTLEIRVCDGVSNLRELGALVALMHCLVVDLDRRLDAGETLPTMPPWHVQENKWRAARYGLDAVIILDADSNERLVTDDLEDVVTRLEPVARSLHCSDELAAVCDIPRVGASYQRQRRVAEEHDGDLRAVVDALVAELDI; this is encoded by the coding sequence GTGTCATCGGTGCCGGCTAGCCCGCCGGTAAACAGGGCCAGCACCCGAATCGATTTCGCCCGCTCACCGCGGCCGACCGTGGGCGTGGAATGGGAGTTCGCGCTCGTCGACGCGCAGACCCGCGACCTGAGCAACGAAGCCACGGCGGTCATCGCCGAGATCGGCGAAAACCCGCGCGTGCACAAGGAGCTGCTGCGCAACACCGTGGAAATCGTCAGCGGCATCTGTGACTGTGCCGCGGAGGCGATGGAAGATCTGCGCGAAACGTTGGGTTCCGCCCGCCAGATCGTCCGGGCCCGCGGCATGGAGCTCTTCTGCGCCGGCACGCACCCCTTCGCAACGTGGTCCGCCCAGAAGCTCACCGACGCGCCGCGCTACGCCGAGTTGATCAAGCGCACCCAGTGGTGGGGCCGGCAGATGCTGATCTGGGGGGTGCATGTTCACGTCGGGATCTCCTCGGCCAACAAGGTGATGCCGATCCTGTCGTCGCTGCTCAACTACTACCCGCATCTGCTGGCGCTGTCGGCGTCGTCGCCGTGGTGGGCCGGCGAGGACACCGGATACGCGAGCAACCGCGCGATGATGTTTCAGCAGTTGCCCACCGCCGGGCTGCCGTTCCAGTTCCAGACCTGGTCGGAATTCGAAGGGTTCGTGTACGACCAGAAGAAGACCGGGATCATCGACCATATGGACGAAATCCGTTGGGACATAAGGCCTTCACCGCATCTGGGTACCCTCGAGATACGGGTTTGCGACGGGGTGTCCAACCTGCGTGAGCTCGGCGCGCTGGTCGCGTTGATGCATTGCCTCGTGGTCGACCTGGACCGCAGGCTGGACGCCGGCGAGACGCTTCCGACCATGCCGCCCTGGCACGTCCAGGAAAACAAGTGGCGTGCCGCCCGCTATGGGCTGGACGCGGTGATCATCCTGGACGCCGACAGCAACGAGCGGCTGGTCACCGACGATCTCGAGGACGTGGTGACCCGGCTGGAACCGGTCGCCAGGTCCCTGCATTGTTCCGACGAGCTGGCCGCGGTGTGCGACATCCCTCGCGTCGGCGCGTCGTACCAACGGCAACGGCGGGTGGCCGAGGAGCACGACGGCGACCTGCGCGCCGTCGTTGACGCGCTGGTTGCCGAGCTGGACATCTAG
- the sodC gene encoding superoxide dismutase[Cu-Zn], producing MPKPAGRRHAAAVTVSALSLAACVALLSACSSPQHASTIPGTTPSVWTGSPAPSSISGREGPAASESLTTVLKGPDGTQVATAKFEFANGFATITLQTTTVGVLSPGFHGVHIHKVGKCEPNSVAPTGGAPGDFLSAGGHFQPGRTGRSAGDLTSLQVRGDGSGTLVTTTDAFTMEDLLAGSKTAIIIHSGADNFANIPAERYTQANGTPGPDETTMTTGDAGKRVACGVIGAG from the coding sequence ATGCCTAAGCCCGCCGGTCGCCGCCATGCCGCCGCTGTCACCGTGTCCGCGTTGTCTCTAGCCGCGTGCGTCGCGCTGCTCAGCGCGTGCTCGTCGCCCCAGCACGCGTCGACAATCCCGGGCACCACGCCGTCGGTCTGGACGGGGTCACCCGCGCCGTCGAGCATCTCGGGTCGTGAGGGGCCGGCGGCGTCAGAGAGCCTGACCACCGTGCTGAAGGGACCTGACGGCACGCAGGTCGCGACGGCGAAGTTCGAATTCGCCAACGGGTTCGCGACCATCACCCTCCAGACGACGACCGTCGGCGTGCTCTCGCCCGGTTTCCACGGCGTGCACATCCACAAGGTCGGCAAGTGCGAGCCCAACTCGGTCGCCCCCACCGGTGGCGCACCCGGCGACTTCCTGTCCGCCGGTGGGCACTTCCAGCCGGGGCGTACCGGACGCTCCGCCGGTGACCTGACCTCGCTGCAGGTGCGCGGCGACGGTTCCGGGACGTTGGTGACCACCACGGACGCGTTCACCATGGAGGACCTGTTGGCCGGGAGCAAGACGGCGATCATCATCCATTCGGGCGCGGACAACTTCGCCAACATCCCGGCGGAGCGCTACACCCAGGCCAACGGGACTCCGGGACCCGACGAGACCACGATGACCACCGGTGACGCCGGAAAGCGGGTGGCGTGCGGTGTCATCGGTGCCGGCTAG